DNA sequence from the Geminocystis sp. M7585_C2015_104 genome:
ATCTGGGGGAGGTTCAACTTGTCGTTTTTGAGCTTTTTCGGGACTCTCCTCTCTATCCTGCCGGACAGAAGGAGATCACTAAAATGCTCGTTCAACAGTTCAATTTGTTCGTCCGTCAGTTCGTAGTTAAGTCTGATTACAAACAGATCTTTAACGTAGCGACTGGAGTGATACACCCGATAAAACTGTTGGATGATGTCACAGGCCGTCTGGACATTGTCGGTGATATGATACATTCTTAGATCGTCTTCATCTACGTACCCCCTTCCCAGTAGGTGTTTGTGGAGATAGTTATGCCATTCTTGCCAATAGTCTCCCCCCGGCTTGTCCATGAGGATGAGAGGCACTAGGGGTTGTCTACCCGTCTGACAAAGGGTGATGGTTTCAAAGGCTTCATCCTGGGTGCCAAAGCCGCCGGGAAAAAGCACAATGGCATCAGTCTCTTTGAGGAAGAATAACTTGCGGGTGAAGAAATAACGAAAATTGATCAGTTTAGGGTCGTCTGCTATAAAGGGATTAGCATTTTGTTCAAAGGGCAGTTTCACGTTTAAACCGAAAGAATAGGAAGAAGTAGCGCCCCGGTTGCCCGCCTCCATAATACCACCCCCCGCCCCGGTTAACACCATAAACCCCAACTCTGTCACCCGTTGAGCAAACTCCCGTGCCAACTGGTATTCGGGGGAGTCTTCTGGCGCCCTTGCCGAACCAAAAATGGTGACCTTCCTAACATCCTTGTAGTTGGAGAAAACCCGGAAGCCCTTTTCCAAGTCTCTCAGAGTGCCACTGAGTATTTTCCACTCCAGGCGGTCGATTTCATTCTTTTCAATAATCTTGACAATAACCTTGAGACTGCGTTTTAACCACTTATTGTGTCGGGAGGAGGGGATACTTTTCAGTAGTTTTTTCAGACTTTCTCTCAATTCAGGAGCGTTGACGGACAGGGACATCTTATTATAACAATTCTTGGGAAAACAATAATCCCACGCAGAGAGAAGCCACAACGTGGGAGGTATGGACTAGTGATGGGTGTTGCAGACTAGAGATATTTTTCCAGGGTGTTAGATAGGGTGGTTTTGGGCACGGCGCCCACCACCATATCTATTTTTTGGCCGTTTTTGAACACCATCAGCGTGGGGATACTCCGAATCCCGTACTGACTGGCGATTTGGGGATTTTCATCGGTGTTTAATTTTACTACTTTCACTCTCCCCTCATATTGTTGGGCAATTTCTTCCACTACTGGCGCTACCATACGACAGGGGCCACACCACGGCGCCCAAAAGTCTACCAACACTGGTATGTCGCTTTCCAACACCACTTCTTTGAAGTCAGACTCGTTTACCTCTTGAACCAAGGACATCTTTCCTACTTCCCTTAACTAAAACGACCTAGTAGTTTAAATGGTATCAGATTTCAACATACCAGAGATTGAACACCTTGCTGAGGGATTATTACTAGAACTTTACAATAAGTTCGGAGTTAAACAAGAGCCACAGCCAAAAAATAGGAATCCGCCCCCGCAGAAGGAGCGGTTTATGGTGTGAGGAGTGAACGGAAACTTTGTCTCCGCCATCTCTATTCTATAACAATCCCGGGGGAATTGGGGTTTTTTTCACTGTTTTCTTTACAGTTTTTCTGCCTATATATTTTTGAAATATAAGGTATACAAGCATTCCGGTTTTCTAGCCCGAATGACCTGAAGACTTCCTCCGGCAAACAGTTGTTTTTCTACGTTTATGAAACCCGTGGAAGTGAGGAGGGTGGGTAAATCAGTTTCGAGCAATTGCCAGGCAGTTTCTGTCTCAAACAACCACATAAAAACCATAATTCCCGGCAGAAAAAGAGGATTATGAGGCTTGTGTAAATCTATGAAGGTGAATAGGCCACCCGGTTTCAAAACACGATATACTTCTTTAAAAACCTCCTCCAACTCTGCACTTGTCATTTCATGTAGTGCGACACTGGTGTGTGCTATGTCAAATTCATTGTCGGGGAAGGGCATTTTTTGGGCTGCTGCCACCACATATTTAGCTTGGGGCACATTTTTTTTGGCCTTTTCTATAGCGTGAGGAGAAATATCCAAACCGATGACATTGTCGCTACATTGTACCAGAAATTTAGTGGTTTGTCCCGCGCCACA
Encoded proteins:
- the trxA gene encoding thioredoxin; the protein is MSLVQEVNESDFKEVVLESDIPVLVDFWAPWCGPCRMVAPVVEEIAQQYEGRVKVVKLNTDENPQIASQYGIRSIPTLMVFKNGQKIDMVVGAVPKTTLSNTLEKYL
- a CDS encoding LOG family protein is translated as MSLSVNAPELRESLKKLLKSIPSSRHNKWLKRSLKVIVKIIEKNEIDRLEWKILSGTLRDLEKGFRVFSNYKDVRKVTIFGSARAPEDSPEYQLAREFAQRVTELGFMVLTGAGGGIMEAGNRGATSSYSFGLNVKLPFEQNANPFIADDPKLINFRYFFTRKLFFLKETDAIVLFPGGFGTQDEAFETITLCQTGRQPLVPLILMDKPGGDYWQEWHNYLHKHLLGRGYVDEDDLRMYHITDNVQTACDIIQQFYRVYHSSRYVKDLFVIRLNYELTDEQIELLNEHFSDLLLSGRIERRVPKKLKNDKLNLPQIVLHLQSKKFSRLYQMINMINSFSCENAPYCLPQYR
- a CDS encoding methyltransferase domain-containing protein, translating into MATFLRPLSYKYQWLYDTISRLAALPVGGEKKFRQLALKNLNVGRDSKILDLCCGAGQTTKFLVQCSDNVIGLDISPHAIEKAKKNVPQAKYVVAAAQKMPFPDNEFDIAHTSVALHEMTSAELEEVFKEVYRVLKPGGLFTFIDLHKPHNPLFLPGIMVFMWLFETETAWQLLETDLPTLLTSTGFINVEKQLFAGGSLQVIRARKPECLYTLYFKNI